From a region of the Daphnia pulicaria isolate SC F1-1A chromosome 1, SC_F0-13Bv2, whole genome shotgun sequence genome:
- the LOC124320600 gene encoding uncharacterized protein LOC124320600: protein MESSMQKLLPRKLFSFHAEFSKFSLVVFSNNFRQLKLLNGLELIDTKKKLTLDDAAGCSSSNSSAGNSTKRSCFEEDEDGVEDDLEDRDSRITFHNYPLLIDIYQDSETMAEKVCVCVSLPSGVVEPIQLSLLGSGPASTTASFCYTCPKLLYTVDGLFSSEMKVETGKQSTSSMIVGLKCEFKINHNHSNVQSIPMGTKNITLPIAVQPFLIFGPNIKMFVSK from the exons ATGGAAAGCTCAATGCAAAAACTACTCCCGAGGaagcttttttcctttcatgcggagttttcaaaattttcattggtcgtCTTTTCCAACAATTTTCGCCAGTTAAAGCTACTGAATGGACTTGAGT TAAttgacacaaagaaaaaattgacattAGACGATGCTGCGGGTTGCTCTTCTTCCAACTCGTCTGCTGGCAACTCTACTAAACGGTCTTGCTTTGAGGAAGACGAAGACGGGGTTGAAGATGATTTAGAAGACAGGGATTCGAGGATTACTTTCCATAACTATCCTCTGCTCATCGATATATACCAAGATTCGGAAACCATGGCAgaaaaagtgtgtgtgtgtgtttcattGCCTAGTGGCGTGGTTGAACCTATTCAATTATCGCTTTTAGGCAGTGGCCCGGCTTCAACTACGGCCTCCTTTTGCTACACGTGCCCAAAACTTCTTTACACTGTCGATGGCCTCTTCTCTTCTGAAATGAAAGTCGAAACTGGAAAGCAATCAACAAGTTCAATGATCGTGGGCTTAAAATgcgaatttaaaataaatcacaATCACAGCAACGTTCAAAGTATTCCAATGGGAACTAAGAACATAACACTCCCGATTGCAGTCCAACCTTTTCTAATTTTTGGaccaaacataaaaatgtttgttagTAAGTGA